In Anoplopoma fimbria isolate UVic2021 breed Golden Eagle Sablefish chromosome 12, Afim_UVic_2022, whole genome shotgun sequence, one DNA window encodes the following:
- the ngfa gene encoding neurotrophin-7: protein MRSSPLVLLLLIGVQAVQNMGGGLARCAGAANHKVGQQTAANHRAGQQQTAAGDHLSEHRRTSHHRTKRPHRAASYTQDRSPVVRQSTSDSPPDPFNPVVDPKLFSKRRYRSSPRVVFSEVAPSHDALEGEGYDIEGVRGVRVRRRVGSHTMHRGEYSVCDSINTWVGNLTRATDIAGNEVTVLPNVTINNVVKKQFFYETTCRSPTHRGSNTANGGRPGGRGGKQGSRSGTSGCLGIDSRHWNSYCTNTHIFVSALTTFKERTAWRFIRINAACVCVLSRKSWAGRLGH from the coding sequence ATGAGGTCGTCACCACTGGTCCTGCTCCTCCTGATCGGCGTCCAGGCTGTGCAGAACATGGGAGGTGGATTGGCCCGGTGCGCCGGGGCAGCCAACCACAAAGTCGGACAGCAGAcggcagccaatcacagagcaggacagcagcagacagcagcgGGGGACCACCTTTCTGAGCATCGTAGGACCAGCCACCACAGGACCAAGAGGCCCCATCGGGCAGCTTCATACACCCAGGATAGGAGCCCCGTCGTCAGGCAATCCACGTCTGACTCCCCCCCAGACCCCTTCAACCCAGTAGTCGACCCCAAGCTCTTCTCCAAGAGACGTTACCGCTCCTCGCCCCGTGTTGTCTTCAGCGAGGTGGCCCCGTCACATGATGCCCTGGAAGGTGAGGGCTATGACATTGAAGGGGTGAGGGGGGTGAGGGTGAGGCGTAGAGTAGGATCGCATACCATGCACCGAGGGGAGTACTCAGTATGTGACAGCATAAATACCTGGGTGGGCAACCTGACACGAGCCACAGACATAGCTGGGAATGAGGTGACGGTGCTGCCCAACGTTACAATCAACAACGTGGTGAAGAAACAGTTCTTCTATGAGACTACCTGCCGGTCCCCCACGCACAGAGGCTCCAACACTGCAAACGGGGGAAGGCCAGGGGGACGGGGTGGCAAACAGGGCTCCAGATCGGGCACCTCGGGCTGTCTCGGCATCGACAGTCGCCACTGGAACTCCTactgcaccaacacacacatattcgtGAGCGCCCTGACTACCTTCAAGGAACGGACAGCCTGGCGTTTCATCCGCATCAacgctgcatgtgtgtgtgttctcagcaGGAAGTCTTGGGCGGGAAGACTAGGGCACTGA